One part of the Peromyscus eremicus chromosome 18, PerEre_H2_v1, whole genome shotgun sequence genome encodes these proteins:
- the Tspan31 gene encoding tetraspanin-31 isoform X2 has protein sequence MVLPWQRFLSVLSSLALMAPGGGGTEEGAEELVGLLLIGVAAWGKGLGLVSSIHIIGGVIAVGVFLLLIAVAGLVGAVNHHQVLLFFYMIILGLVFIFQFGISCSCLAINRNKQIDVINASWWVMSNSTQHELERSFDCCGLFNLTAPYLQDNTSCDAMCKTRNSVCQLCGEKFLKHSDKALKILGGVGLFFSFTEILGVWLAMRFRNQKDPRANPSAFL, from the exons ATGGTGTTGCCATGGCAGCGCTTCCTCTCTGTGTTGTCATCGCTTGCTCTAATGGCACCAGGAGGAGGTGGAACGGAAGAAGGCGCTGAGGAG CTTGTGGGCTTACTGCTCATTGGCGTGGCCGCCTGGGGCAAGGGCCTGGGTCTGGTGTCCAGCATTCACATCATCGGAGGAGTCATCGCCGTGggggtcttcctcctcctcatcgcGGTGGCTGGGCTCGTGGGGGCCGTTAACCACCACCAAGTGCTGCTCTTCTTT TACATGATCATCCTTGGTTTGGTCTTCATCTTCCAGTTTGGAATCTCTTGCTCCTGTCTGGCTATTAACCGAAACAAACAG ATAGATGTCATCAATGCGTCCTGGTGGGTCATGAGCAACAGTACCCAGCATGAATTGGAGAGAAGTTTTGACTGCTGTGGCTTGTTCAACCTTACAGCGCCATACCTACAGGACAATACTTCCTGCGATGCA ATGTGCAAGACCAGGAATTCTGTGTGCCAGTTGTGTGGCGAGAAGTTCCTTAAACATTCGGACAAAGCCCTGAAAATCCTAGGTGGTGTTGGCCTTTTCTTTAGCTTCACGGAG ATCCTTGGTGTTTGGCTAGCAATGAGATTCCGGAATCAAAAAGACCCCCGAGCAAACCCCAGTGCCTTTCTATGA
- the Tspan31 gene encoding tetraspanin-31 isoform X3, whose amino-acid sequence MVCGGFACSKNALCALNVVYMLVGLLLIGVAAWGKGLGLVSSIHIIGGVIAVGVFLLLIAVAGLVGAVNHHQVLLFFYMIILGLVFIFQFGISCSCLAINRNKQIDVINASWWVMSNSTQHELERSFDCCGLFNLTAPYLQDNTSCDAMCKTRNSVCQLCGEKFLKHSDKALKILGGVGLFFSFTEILGVWLAMRFRNQKDPRANPSAFL is encoded by the exons atggtttgcGGCGGATTTGCCTGTTCCAAGAATGCGCTGTGCGCTCTCAACGTGGTTTATATG CTTGTGGGCTTACTGCTCATTGGCGTGGCCGCCTGGGGCAAGGGCCTGGGTCTGGTGTCCAGCATTCACATCATCGGAGGAGTCATCGCCGTGggggtcttcctcctcctcatcgcGGTGGCTGGGCTCGTGGGGGCCGTTAACCACCACCAAGTGCTGCTCTTCTTT TACATGATCATCCTTGGTTTGGTCTTCATCTTCCAGTTTGGAATCTCTTGCTCCTGTCTGGCTATTAACCGAAACAAACAG ATAGATGTCATCAATGCGTCCTGGTGGGTCATGAGCAACAGTACCCAGCATGAATTGGAGAGAAGTTTTGACTGCTGTGGCTTGTTCAACCTTACAGCGCCATACCTACAGGACAATACTTCCTGCGATGCA ATGTGCAAGACCAGGAATTCTGTGTGCCAGTTGTGTGGCGAGAAGTTCCTTAAACATTCGGACAAAGCCCTGAAAATCCTAGGTGGTGTTGGCCTTTTCTTTAGCTTCACGGAG ATCCTTGGTGTTTGGCTAGCAATGAGATTCCGGAATCAAAAAGACCCCCGAGCAAACCCCAGTGCCTTTCTATGA
- the Tspan31 gene encoding tetraspanin-31 isoform X1, with translation MIILGLVFIFQFGISCSCLAINRNKQIDVINASWWVMSNSTQHELERSFDCCGLFNLTAPYLQDNTSCDAMCKTRNSVCQLCGEKFLKHSDKALKILGGVGLFFSFTEILGVWLAMRFRNQKDPRANPSAFL, from the exons ATGATCATCCTTGGTTTGGTCTTCATCTTCCAGTTTGGAATCTCTTGCTCCTGTCTGGCTATTAACCGAAACAAACAG ATAGATGTCATCAATGCGTCCTGGTGGGTCATGAGCAACAGTACCCAGCATGAATTGGAGAGAAGTTTTGACTGCTGTGGCTTGTTCAACCTTACAGCGCCATACCTACAGGACAATACTTCCTGCGATGCA ATGTGCAAGACCAGGAATTCTGTGTGCCAGTTGTGTGGCGAGAAGTTCCTTAAACATTCGGACAAAGCCCTGAAAATCCTAGGTGGTGTTGGCCTTTTCTTTAGCTTCACGGAG ATCCTTGGTGTTTGGCTAGCAATGAGATTCCGGAATCAAAAAGACCCCCGAGCAAACCCCAGTGCCTTTCTATGA
- the Cdk4 gene encoding cyclin-dependent kinase 4, giving the protein MMATSRYEPVAEIGVGAYGTVYKARDPHSGHFVALKSVRVPNGGGAGGGLPISTVREVALLRRLEAFEHPNVVRLMDVCATSRTDRDIKVTLVFEHIDQDLRTYLEKAPPPGLPVETIKDLMRQFLSGLDFLHANCIVHRDLKPENILVTSNGTVKLADFGLARIYSYQMALTPVVVTLWYRAPEVLLQSTYATPVDMWSVGCIFAEMFRRKPLFCGNSEADQLGKIFDLIGLPPEDDWPREVSLPRGAFSAREPRPVQSVVPEMEESGAELLLEMLTFNPHKRISAFRALQHSYLHKEESDPE; this is encoded by the exons ATGATGGCTACCTCTCgatatgaaccagtggctgaaaTCGGTGTCGGTGCCTATGGGACGGTGTACAAGGCCCGAGATCCCCACAGCGGCCACTTTGTGGCCCTCAAGAGTGTGAGAGTTCCTAacggaggaggagctggagggggcCTTCCCATCAGCACAGTTCGTGAGGTGGCCTTACTGAGGAGGTTGGAGGCCTTTGAACATCCCAATGTTGTACG GCTGATGGATGTCTGTGCTACTTCCCGAACTGACCGAGACATCAAGGTGACCCTGGTGTTTGAGCACATAGACCAGGACCTAAGGACATACTTGGAGAAAGCACCCCCACCGGGCTTGCCCGTTGAGACCATCAAG GATCTGATGCGGCAGTTTCTAAGCGGCCTCGATTTTCTTCACGCAAACTGCATTGTTCACCGAGACCTGAAACCGGAGAACATTCTGGTGACCAGTAACGGGACAGTCAAGCTGGCTGACTTTGGCCTCGCCAGAATCTACAGCTACCAGATGGCCCTCACGCCTGTG GTTGTCACACTCTGGTACAGAGCTCCTGAGGTTCTTCTGCAGTCTACCTATGCAACACCTGTGGACATGTGGAGCGTGGGCTGCATTTTTGCAGAGATGTTTCGTCGAAA GCCCCTCTTCTGTGGAAACTCTGAAGCCGACCAGTTGGGCAAAATCTTTGA TCTCATTGGCTTGCCTCCGGAAGATGACTGGCCTCGAGAGGTGTCTCTGCCCCGAGGAGCCTTTTCCGCCAGAGAGCCTCGGCCAGTGCAGTCAGTGGTGCCGGAGATGGAGGAATCTGGAGCGGAGCTGCTGCTG GAGATGCTGACTTTTAACCCACATAAGcggatctctgccttccgagcCCTGCAGCACTCTTACCTACACAAGGAAGAGAGTGACCCAGAGTGA
- the Marchf9 gene encoding E3 ubiquitin-protein ligase MARCHF9, translated as MLKSRLRMFLNELKLLVLTGGGRPRAEPQPRGGGGGGCGWAPFAGCSARDGDGDEEEYYGSAEPRARGLAGDKEPRAGPPPPPAPPPPPPPGALDALSLSSSLDSGLRTPQCRICFQGPEQGELLSPCRCDGSVRCTHQPCLIRWISERGSWSCELCYFKYQVLAISTKNPLQWQAISLTVIEKVQIAAIVLGSLFLVASISWLIWSSLSPSAKWQRQDLLFQICYGMYGFMDVVCIGLIVHEGSSVYRIFKRWQAVNQQWKVLNYDKTKDTGGDAGGGTAGKPGPRTSRTSPPTGAPSRPPAAQRMRTLLPQRCGYTILHLLGQLRPPDARSSSHSGREVVMRVTTV; from the exons ATGCTCAAGTCTCGGCTCCGCATGTTCCTGAACGAGCTGAAGCTGCTGGTGCTGACGGGCGGGGGGCGGCCCCGGGCCGAGCCGCAGCCccgggggggcgggggaggcggCTGCGGCTGGGCGCCCTTCGCCGGCTGCTCCGCCCGGGACGGCGACGGCGACGAGGAGGAGTACTACGGGTCGGCGGAGCCGCGGGCCCGGGGCCTGGCCGGCGACAAGGAACCGCGGGCCGGACCCCCGCCGccgcccgcgccgccgccgccgccgcccccgggCGCGCTGGACGCCCTGTCGCTCAGCAGCAGCCTGGACAGCGGGCTCCGAACCCCCCAGTGCAGGATCTGCTTCCAAGGCCCGGAGCAG GGGGAGCTCCTGAGCCCTTGCCGCTGTGACGGCTCAGTGCGCTGCACACACCAGCCCTGCCTCATCCGCTGGATCAGTGAGAGAGGTTCCTGGAGCTGTGAACTCTGCTACTTCAAGTACCAGGTCCTGGCGATCAGCACCAAGAACCCACTGCAG TGGCAGGCCATCTCCCTGACCGTCATCGAGAAGGTCCAGATTGCCGCCATCGTTCTGGGCTCCCTGTTCCTGGTCGCCAGCATCTCCTGGCTCATCTGGTCCTCACTCAGCCCTTCAGCCAAGTGGCAGCGCCAGGATCTTCTCTTCCAGATCTGCTACGGCATGTACGGCTTCATGGATGTGGTCTGCATAG GCCTCATCGTTCACGAAGGCTCTTCCGTCTACCGCATCTTCAAGCGCTGGCAGGCAGTGAACCAGCAGTGGAAGGTCCTGAATTATGACAAGACCAAGGACACAGGAGgagatgcagggggagggacGGCAGGGAAGCCAGGCCCCAGGACCTCACGGACCAGCCCCCCCACTGGGGCCCCCAGCCGGCCTCCAGCTGCCCAGCGCATGCGGACGCTCTTGCCTCAGCGCTGTGGTTATACAATCCTGCATCTCCTCGGACAGCTACGGCCACCGGATGCCCGTTCCAGCTCTCATTCTGGTCGAGAGGTTGTCATGAGGGTCACCACGGTCTGA